Proteins from a genomic interval of Lolium perenne isolate Kyuss_39 chromosome 1, Kyuss_2.0, whole genome shotgun sequence:
- the LOC127327658 gene encoding phytepsin, translating to MGTRRLTLALLAAVLLHALLPASDAEGLVRIALKKRPIDQSSRVATRLSGDEATAATRPLLLRGSGNSGDEGDIVGLKNYMNAQYFGEIGIGTPAQTFTVIFDTGSSNLWVPSAKCYFSIACYLHSRYKAGQSSTYKKNGTAAAIQYGTGSIAGYFSEDSVTVGDLVVKNQEFIEATKEPGVTFLVAKFDGILGLGFQEISVGKAVPVWYKMMEQGLVSDPVFSFWLNRHADDEEGGEIIFGGMDPKHYVGEHTYVPVTQKGYWQFDMGDVLVGGQSTGFCAKGCAAIADSGTSLLAGPTAIITEINQKIGAAGVVSQECKTIVSQYGQQILDLLLAETQPKKICAQVGLCTFDGTRGVSPGIRSVVDDEAEKSNGLRSDPMCNVCEMAVVWMQNQLSQNKTQDLILDYVDQLCNRLPSPMGESAVDCGSLGSMPDIEFTIAGKKFALKPAEYVLKVGEGAAAQCISGFTAMDIPPPRGPLWILGDVFMGPYHTVFDYGKSRIGFAKAA from the exons ATGGGAACCCGGAGGCTCACCCTGGCCCTCCTCGCGGCCGTGCTGCTGCACGCGCTCCTCCCCGCCTCCGACGCCGAGGGCCTGGTGCGGATTGCGCTCAAGAAGCGCCCCATCGACCAGAGCAGCCGCGTCGCCACGCGCCTCTCCGGTGACGAGGCCACCGCCGCGACACGCCCCCTCCTCCTCCGCGGCAGCGGCAACTCCGGCGACGAGGGCGACATCGTGGGGCTCAAGAACTACATGAACGCGCAGTACTTCGGGGAGATCGGCATCGGCACGCCCGCGCAGACCTTCACCGTCATCTTCGACACCGGCAGCTCTAACCTCTGGGTGCCATCAGCAAAGTGCTACTTCTCG ATTGCGTGCTACCTCCACTCACGCTACAAGGCCGGGCAGTCGAGCACTTACAAGAAGAATG GAACGGCTGCTGCCATTCAGTATGGCACTGGTTCAATTGCTGGGTATTTCAGCGAGGACAGTGTGACAGTAGGCGATCTAGTTGTGAAGAATCAG GAGTTCATTGAAGCTACAAAGGAGCCAGGTGTTACTTTCTTGGTTGCAAAGTTCGATGGCATTCTTGGGCTTGGGTTCCAGGAAATATCTGTTGGGAAAGCTGTACCTGTGTG GTATAAAATGATGGAGCAAGGTCTCGTCAGCGACCCTGTTTTCTCATTCTGGTTAAACCGACATGCTGATGATGAGGAAGGTGGTGAAATTATTTTTGGAGGAATGGATCCTAAACACTACGTGGGTGAACATACATACGTCCCAGTCACTCAGAAGGGATATTGGCAGTTTGACATGGGTGATGTCCTGGTTGGCGGACAGTCCACAG GGTTTTGCGCTAAAGGTTGTGCAGCGATTGCGGATTCTGGAACTTCATTGCTTGCTGGCCCAACA GCCATTATTACTGAAATTAATCAGAAGATTGGTGCGGCTGGGGTAGTCAGCCAAGAGTGCAAAACAATTGTTTCTCAATATGGACAGCAGATCCTAGACCTGTTGCTAGCTGAG ACACAGCCCAAGAAGATCTGCGCCCAGGTTGGTCTGTGCACCTTTGACGGGACTCGTGGTGTTAG TCCTGGAATTCGGAGCGTAGTCGACGATGAAGCTGAGAAATCGAATGGTCTCCGTAGCGATCCCATGTGCAATGTCTGTGAGATGGCTGTTGTATGGATGCAGAACCAACTCTCACAGAACAAGACCCAGGACCTCATACTGGATTACGTTGATCAG CTGTGCAACCGTCTCCCTAGTCCCATGGGAGAGTCAGCTGTGGACTGTGGAAGCCTTGGATCCATGCCTGACATCGAGTTCACCATTGCTGGCAAGAAGTTTGCACTGAAACCAGCAGAG TATGTGCTGAAGGTTGGTGAAGGAGCTGCTGCCCAGTGTATCAGTGGTTTCACGGCCATGGACATCCCTCCTCCCCGCGGTCCTCTCTG GATCTTGGGTGATGTTTTCATGGGCCCCTACCACACCGTCTTCGACTACGGCAAGTCGAGGATCGGCTTCGCGAAGGCGGCCTGA